TATCCAAGGAATCACATATAAACAGGGGGTTTAGTCATCAGGAAATTcttcgcaaaaaaaaaatgtgaaataatggCTTGGTATTACACTCCACGTCTTCTTATATACTGATTTTAATTTCCTAACTGACACATAGAACTTGAATATGATagtaaaatcaatttaatatgaaatattgtatattttttagAAGAAAGAAATTCCTCTCCGGACAGTTTGCAACACGATGATATTGCAAAAGCAAAAAGACAAATTCAACGGTAAGATTAATACAATTTCGggtaaaatgataattttgacatattttttttcggccaaaatatctgaaaatttcttttttcaaaggCTATATTTCTGATACCAAATACCGTTTCGGTGAGTGATTACAATGACTGGTTTTAGACATTTTTTAGTCTGATTTCAAAGTTAGTTTTAACATGTGATTCTAAAATGCTAATTTATGCTTGATTTTAATGACTGTCAAGTTGTAGTTCTTTGTGTTATTGCAGTGCTAAGGTAGAAGTCGTTTGTAGACACGACCTTTGAAAGACATGAactgatttacataaaaatgccaaTATTTTGTAAGATGTTATATTCAAGTACTTATTTTTCGGAACTAGCTTGAGTTGCTGCTCACAAGTACATAAGTTATAATTTTAGTAAACTGTATGTAAGAAATCCCTGAAACCCCTATATGTTAAAGGTACAAGAATTAGTATTTACGACACGAGGCTAGCAAATTGAATTCATACTTACAGATTTGATGAGAAGGGTATGAACTACCCATACAAGCCGCGAGATAAACTTGAACGAGAACATACTTCTGACCTTAAGGAAGTGAAACGACCTACAAAGAAACTGCAAGATGGAAAACCTGCGgtacatatataatattaatacatatgtatattcatgaaatgagccgcgccatgagaaaaccaacatagtggctttgcgaccagcatggatccagaccagcatgcgcatctgcgcagtctggtcagaatccatgcttttcgctttcaaagcctattgcaattagagaaaccgttaacgaacagcatggatcctgaccagactgcgcggatgcgcaggctggtctggatccatgctggtcgcaaagccactatgttggttttcttatgacacggctcaaatgttgtttGAGTTTTATTTGGATGCTTATACCAACATAATATGAAACTTCTGCAAGAAGTTTTAACGTTGAATGAAGAGTCATTCcgcattaaaaacaatttttccgGTCGTTGAAGAAGCATctttaatttcaactttttttgtgACTAGTAGAGAGGCACCTATCCTAGCAgactgttataaaatatagacataattataatatctCGTGTCTCAAAATGATATCACTTGTGCTATGCTTTGTACATACCTAAGGGCAAATGGGTCTATTGTTCTTCGACTTTTCGGTGAGTTATATCATCAATTACTTTTTGGACATTATTTTCAagttaatatgaaatattaacattCATATTGCAATGTGTTTAGAAAAAATATAACTCTTactttcgtataaacaacattggtgcTTTCATATCAAGGTCGGTCCTTACCGCGAGCTGACGTCAATTACAAAAGATCATAACAAACCTGGTGTCGCTcgaagaaaatctttaaaaaatgcacacaaaataaaaatgtaaaattgaattatagaTAAAACCGACATCAAAGATCGAAAATCGAAATGGGATTTCGAGCTATCTTTGagcgaagatcgaaattcaacatcaGATAATTATATGGAATTTCGTGTTAGCTTTGAATTAAAACGGTTGAATTTCGAGCAACAATTGAATTACTTGGATAGGAAACCACGCTCGAAGCTCGAGATTTAAATTTTCAGAAGGTAGAATTTAGAGCTACGGCAGAATTTCAAATCAGCACGAAGATCAAAATTAGATTGTTCAAAGTTTTGAAGTTTAAGCTGTGTGTGAATTTCAAGACAattcgaagatcgaaattcagttcctcaaaaacaaaaattaatttcaaccTCGGAGTGATTGTTGAATTACGAACATGCTCGAATATCAcagttcaaattttcaaatagttgAATTTTGATCTACTATGGAATTTCGAATCATACAAAGACGAATGAGTCAAGATGAAGATGCTCAGAGAACGAGGCCGAGTGAACGAAATATTAATGGTTGCTGAATTAGTGTATACCTTATCTTTCTTCTGCACCTTTCAAGAAATGGCGGATAGTTCTTTCGTAACTTCAGTACGTTTGTATGCACCCGGATCAATAAGGCATCGCTTCTGACGAATATAAAATCAGacttgaaattaagaaataattcataCTTTAGCAAAACCGtgctttaacacttatttataaacgatgggcggttatacgtcgggcgtaataattttacgagggcgcagcggttttgctataaattatttcgattttaatatatcttttattgaaaagtttagacaaaatatgacaTAACTGTTTATTagcgcatgtatggcgccaaatgataggtcgtcacgctcctttgtttatacatgccaggaccgaaaatggtaatacgtcttgcggaatagttccattagggcGCAAATGGTGGCGAATTATTCCATACAGCTAATAGCCAACTCAGTATGTGTGTGCGAATTAATTAAGACATTTATGTTAtgtgacatttctttttaaacatgtgtttaagtaaaatattttatcaaaattgaaagcgctatttcttgatgcgtacatggcgctaaatatcacgtcgacgtgacgtcaacataattcTGAaatgttagtcatattagaatatgttATATCTTGAAGAGTAGGATTTTACCAATGCCATCATTCTAAGAATTTTTCACTAGCTGTAGTTGCAGATGGAACTATACGGTTCGAAGGTAACTTTCTGGAAATTTGAAGGTGGCTTGAACTTCAGTCGTAGCTAGAAATTCAGCATTTTGAAAGACTGGCTTGAAATTCATTGGTTGTTCGAaattaaagattttaaagaatTCTAGTATAATGTAAATCGATTTTTAATTCAAGGACAAAGACGTAAAAACATCAGAGCGAGAACCTGTTCAACCCCTAATCGAGTTTAAACAAGGAAAGAAACCAACCCCAAATGATCCTCTAAAAGACAAAAAGCCACCACAAATTGAACCTCCACCAGGAAAAAAGCAACCTCCTATCGAATTTCCGCCAGGAAAAAAACCAATACCGCCAACAACTCCAAAACCCGACGCAGAGGACACGGTAAGTTTTAGGGACACTTTGTTtcgttaaaaataattttgtattttctttttgcttGTTTTATGATTTCGGTACTGTTAATATATTTATACCTTTTTCAAAGAAACTTGTTTGTTCTGTCTTACTGTTCACAAACTATAAATACGAAAATTCAATAGTCCAAGTTATCTTGATCACGATTGACTCTGCCATTGCGATCAGTATatatcttgatcagcctgcatatccgtgcagtctgatcaagatctgcactgttcgccattcagtcagtatctttttggtaagcaccccttttaagagtcaatggtactgtctaaattgaaagatggaaacgttcattataaaaatttagcagggtaatggttaataaatgtaataattgtTTCTGATTCAGGCATTGTTAAGAATAAAGAAGGAGAGAGAACGAAAAGAGAAAGAGAGGCTGGAAAAGAAGAAGAAGGAACAAAAAGCGATAGAAGcaaaagaagaaaagttaaagaaagAGGACACTCCACGGAATGAAATAGAAGACAGTAAAGTGAGCATGTTTTGGTTTTTGTATATACCGTctcattttgcatttttgtatTTACAGGTTTCTTTATCACTTGAACGTGGTAGAACCTTTATTGTTTCTGTACGATGTAGATTTTATAGACAATATTGCGTGCTTGAAGTTGTTTCTAGGCaggtctgaacaaaaatataggaaaAGTGACATACATCGAATACAACATCTCAGGGATGGTGATTTTTGCAGTTCCACCACAAAGttgatttatgttttttattattacaatCGTCTCAAAGCTTGTCGTAAAAGTTCACGTTAAAGATTTACAATCGCTATAAAATATCttgcattttcaacattttaggttATAAAGAATGTGAGACAGTCGTCATCCAGTGACGAATATGAGGTAAGTACCTGTAaacttttattaccttttacaaaaGTGATGAGAAATTCATTTTaagtatattcttaaaggtgagATTTTCTTTAAACGTATGTGCATATTTATGTAAGTATTTGTACGATTCTAGCCGATTAAAACGTAAGATGAAATGCGCAACACATTAGTAGATTTCTGACTTTCTTGaaagtaattatttaaaatgacatcagcatttttctatatttttgagatataaaaagaataaacaacaTTCTCTGACTTTTCAGACAGACGAATCAGAAAAACAAGAGCGAATACAAAAGCTGTTAGAGAAGGTATTAAATTTAATGCATCTTTATATCTCAATTTTTGAGTATGTGTTTTAGCGAGGGAGTAGGGGTAGTAGGGATGCTTATATCAATGCCTACATTATACTGTTtcattttgctgttgtttttttttcttttgaaatatgaaaCGTCATTTTGTTTTTCCTGACCAGTGAAATATAGATAGTTTATATGTCTTTATAATTTTAAAGCGCAAGCGATTAGCAGCTGCAGCTTATCAGCCGCCTGATGGCTTACCTGACGCCAAGGTTGTAGGCAAGAAGAAACGAAAAAATCTGAAAGAGGTATGTAAACCTGTTTCTTCCTGATGTGTAATAAACTTGAGCAATGTAGGAGCATATATAGGAGCAAAATAGTGTTCAGTTTATAAATGTCTTCATTTGTCTGAAGAATTGTATAGTCAAGAAAGTCATTACATTATAATTAAGGAAGTCGACTAAGTTGTTTGAAACAATGATTGTACtatatacattgtaaaatgtttattctTTGGTTGCAGTCTTTTTCAatttaagtttttctttaatttataaaatatgataatatatCTTTCCTATCTTAAAGTTTATGACTAAAATGCAGTTAATGCCCCCAACAACTTTATTTATGTAACGCTTAATCTTGTCTTAATGTAGCGGGACCCAAACGGACTATTTTCCAGACCATATGTactataatgacatttttaaaatctatGTAACAATACAGGATTGTATGTGAAATTTTAGGACATTTTCACCACCAGTAATCCTTTTGCAAAAACAACGTTTCGTTTCGAAAATCATTTGTATTCCGAGTCATGCCGTCCATAGACGGAAAGTTCCGATCACGCCAAGGTAATAACGACTTCCCCCGACTATTGCCGAATCCATTAGGCTCCCCCTACCTTAATTTAGACttgtagtggacctgtaatgacaatcAGCAAATTACGATTTCTCCGTATGcaaattcggcattcttcggttttCACGGAAAGTTGTGTTCACGCAAAGCTAACTAGATCTTTAAATTCGAATCGTGTCAAATTGCCTAATTAGAATACGCAATATTACTGAAATAATGTTACGTTCTAGGGTGAAGATGGTGGTGAATTGACCAAGTCGTTGACGACGCGAGAACAACAAGAAATACTTGACAAAAAGCGTCGTCATCGCAAGAAAGCCATGAAGAATATGGCGAAgcagaaatttaaacaaagtccCAGTGATATGGAGACCTCTGACTCGGATGCAGACGTAAGTCCTAACAAGCGGCGATTCCAGCGACGTAAGAAGGGTGACCCACGTGGAGTTGAGGCGCCTTATACAGAACAGTATCATACAAAGAAAGGTATTGAGAAAGAATTGGACGATATAGATTTCTGGCAGGAGAAAGTGCAGCCAACAGTGATTTCTGATGATGAGGAGGTAATTTCCGTTTTAAAGTAATCTAATGTACGTTTCAAAAAGTAACGTATAATTATATCGAGATAAGTTCTTTAAGAGCAAGATATGTCATAAAATTGCAGAagttttatatatacattctgaaataagtaaaatgcatttttgtttactGAATTGTTGAAACGAATGGTTCCAGTACTTTGTCAAATAAGAATGTGTGTTATGTGTCTTTTAAGATTATAATGTGTTTGATAATTCGTGTTCTTTTACAGTCACATATGCTACAAAATGACTGTTATCTAAAGGTGTTTTTTCTTTCGATGACCGAAGAAGAAAATACATTGCTGATATTATACTTCttgataaacatttatttgcTGTTTACAGTTAGATGAACAAGGAAACATTAAGAAACGTGCCATACAAGTCGCCCCAGCTGATACTGCGCAGGCTCCGACCGAGGGCGCTAAAGACAGATCCGCCTCACGTTTAGCACAAATCATGGAGGAAGAAGCAGACGTCTGGGCCGCCCATGGTTTAAAGGGATTCAAACTTGGACAGGGTGGTGAGCTACCGGAGGGTTTTCACTTTGATGAGCAGGGAAATATCGTGGTATGTTCAAATCCTTTGTTCTAAAAGGTTGccctttattttcaaaatttgaaaaagggaGAGCCTTAATAATTAAAGGTTATaagctttgtatcgagaaatgtGCACGAGTTTCACATTAAAAAAAGACTTCATAAAATATGCCACCTACCCAATTTTGGGATTTGAACAACTGTTTGCCATAAAATAACCAATACTTTTCAGGTGCACTTATTATAATAAGCCCTTTCATAATTTTCTGAtggtttacattttttatgttagaTATCTAACATTCGCTGCATATTTTAGCGTGACGTAGATGGTAAAGTCATTCCGAAGGAAGCGTTTGCCAGACTGATGGACATTCGGAAAAAGTTCGGATTTGTCTTCAGTTTGCCGAGGTTAATACGGGATTCCGACGGGCGACCACTTGGTGTAAGTTACATctgtaatttataaaatttacatctATATCGTATCGCTGCCATGCCATGCAGAGTGCAGTTAGTCTTAGTGCAGAAGATATGaaaactaaaacattttcaggCATAATCATGCCCGGGACACGAGCACCCAAAAGTCCATGTATATGATAATTATGTAACatcaaatttgaccaaaatacaccCAGTGCATTATTTCCGCCAAACAGGCTTTTACTTTTCAACGGACCTAACACAGTTAAGAAATCACTTATTTACCATAATTCTCTGTGGCTGTTTCCAATTATATTCACGGTGCTGCGAAGGCTTTTCTGTGATTatatatgagccgtaccatgggaaaaccaacatagtgcgtttgcgaccagcatggatccagaccagcctgcgcatccgcgcagtctggtcaggatccatgctgttcgctttcaaatcctattgcaattagagaaaccgtttgcgaacagcatggatcctgaccagactgcgcgggtgcgcatgCTGGTTtggacccatgctggtcacaaacgccctatgttggttttctcatggcgccgctCATATTAGATCCAGGGAATCTAAATATTTAATACCCAACCCAGTTACATGCCATTACCAAACTCAAATGAGTTTCTTTAAAAGATACAcctgaaatgaaatattaacagTGTAACTTGTTTTCTAGTTGATATTAGTTAACGgtggcatatttttgttttattgctgCATGTTAGTCTAGCCAAATTTCTTGAATAAAAAGTAGCAATGTGCATCAGTTTTCTATTAATCATCAGTAGTATTTGTAAAAAGGTTTGTTAGTCTCTGGTATACTGAAATAtctattttcattatgaaaaacaGGGTTACAAAGATGATGAATTCGGCCCCACTGCGGAGTGGGATTATGGATTACCCAGTAATAACGAAGACGAAGATGAAGTTAAAAAATCCGAGGTACTGTTAATGATAAGCCGTGTTGAAAACTCTCTTTTCTCCCTTTGTTCCAATTCTTTTCCTCGCTATATCATTCTTTCTGTCAATTTTCCTTGACTTTCTCTCTGTCTTTCTATCCTTCTTTTTCCATTTCTGTCATTCGTTTTCTCTTTCTGTCAttccttttctttgtttttctttttgtctgtCTCTCAATCTTTGTTCTTCCGTCTGATTTTCTTTCTCTATTCTTTCTCTTGCAATTCGGTTTTACTGCAACTATAGTATATGTATTACTAAAACTCAAAGACTATAGTTCAACGCCACTCTTTTGAACTGTTTGAGCAGTGGTTGAAGCATAGATATAACCCGGTCAGAAGTTCGTACTTTAGATCTTGATCACTGTATTGATGTCTGAAAATTTTGATGTTActatcatatatacatatttataatgtTAGCAttattatcaaaagaaaaaagttCAAGTTTAGGGCATCGGAATTGCAAACGTTTAAAGGACTACACAACCAGACTTTTATCAAAATCCTATAAATTAACACATAACATTTTAAGGTATCTATTGTCAAAAGAGTGTACTCTTTGTGTTCTGTGTCACAAGTAATATATTCTAACTATATAGAACAGTTTTTGATTCTGTActgatgaaaaatagaaaaaaaatacattatggTACAAAACTATTcctacatttgttttcttttcagagTTTCAGACCAGGGTCGGGAAAGCAAGTTGCCTTCAGCGTGCAAGACGGACAGAGTGTCCGAGCTACTCCATTAAACGACATGGATTACAGTCAGATAAAAGTACAATATCTTTTTGCGAGATTCTAGAAACAGAAAACATATACTATAGTTTTTACTTTTTAGTGTAATTCTGTAAATTCTTTTCTTTGAGTGCGAATACACGAGCAAGAAAGTCAGCGTCACAAAAACAATTCAAAGTAATCAATGAATGTACTGCAGTTATGATCTTTCTAAAAGTGTCTTCACTATGCATTTGTAAATGGATTCCATATTTTACGTTTATAGGGGAGACAACTCGGATCAGCAGAACGGCTTAAGTTAAAGGATAGATTATTTGAATCACAACCAGAAAGTGATGTAAAGAAATCATTACCGGTaaacttttcagaatattttttccattcataaaaaaaaaacgtttttacaATGCTTTTTCATAGCCATAGATATTACGTTTTAGAATTATCTCCCTTCTCTGCTTAattttttgtgtgtaattttGAATCATGATGACAGTATCAATAAGatgattatgatttattataataAAGGGCTGAAAAATGCAAACTCTGAAAAACCAAACCCTCTGCAAACTGGAATcctttgaccttttgacataTAGTAGTTAGCCTTACAAATGATGTACTAAAAGGAAATTAAGGCATCACtacacattttgtttttctgtacaGGTTCCATGAAATTCTCATTATATCAGTAACAAGGTCTTGAGTCACTTATTCCCTTCCGATATAATCACCTATCAATATTACTGATAACTCCTCTGCAGTGGTCACGTGACTGTAATTCACCTTACATTTCAGGTGTTCTTCGCTGGATCGAAGGGCGGCATAAATCCGGAATCAGTATATATAAGCAATGCCCAGATAGAGCGACAAGGGAACCAAACCAAAGCAGGGAACAATAGGGTGGTCAGGTCAGATACATTCGACGATGGCCGCGGGTTGCGCCGTAATTCGAGTAAGCTATGATGTGCCAAAGACCATTATTGTGTATCAGTTTATTGTTCATAAACTTAAagttatgaaaatacattttaagaagAACATCTTAAGAAGTATATCCGTGATGGCAATTGGCAATGTCAAAGTGATTACGTAATTCTGCATCTTTGGGTCATAGGACGTTGAGAATTCCGATATCGCATACGGAGATTACGTAATATaacggaaaatgccgattttcatttcgggtccactaccttaattaaATCAAACTAGTCTTAGTTTCATACATgagttttataacttttttctaGAGATTCTGACTTAAACTTCCGATAGTAATATATGTTTGTTCCTCTGCCGAAGTATACTAAGGTTGTCAAAGATACCAGGGTTTTGTCAGTAGATATCGCACAACTAGTTAGTGGGCGTGCGGCTTAAGGAATGGAATACTAAAGTTATGTTAAGAACTGGTATTTAGCAATTACCTTTTGTTTCTAACATGATTAAAATAGATATATCTAAATGGTGTAATTTTAGAATCGCGTTCCACATGGAGCGGGCGTGATAAGACTGGTCCATCAGTTATACCGGAGAATGAGGAGACAGGTGGTCAGCAGGGTATGCAGGTAATAAGAGTTATGCTTAATTTCACTTAATAAGCACCATAATTAAATGACGATTACTTTATAATACTATAAATTAGTCGATGAGACTGCTTGTGCCTTTTTATCTTAGttgaaattattatttcaaattgtcATGAAGTTTTAACATTAGATCTATTTCAAATTAAgctttttttgtacaaaaaattttCAGTGCTACTTTATTCTGTTAAAGGGTATATCTCGAGGAAAAAAGAATATCGGATCAGACGATGAATTCATATTGGTTGGTGGAAGTATGCAGAAGGTATATAGTATTAAAGATAATTATATGCCTAattcaaaatatacttttataaatGTAGTGACCATGTATGAAAATCGACAGATTAATGATTCTCCATATGCAGTTTCG
This window of the Mercenaria mercenaria strain notata chromosome 5, MADL_Memer_1, whole genome shotgun sequence genome carries:
- the LOC123557157 gene encoding uncharacterized protein LOC123557157; translated protein: MRKQRHIEDSDPEKNKLKEERNSSPDSLQHDDIAKAKRQIQRFDEKGMNYPYKPRDKLEREHTSDLKEVKRPTKKLQDGKPADKDVKTSEREPVQPLIEFKQGKKPTPNDPLKDKKPPQIEPPPGKKQPPIEFPPGKKPIPPTTPKPDAEDTALLRIKKERERKEKERLEKKKKEQKAIEAKEEKLKKEDTPRNEIEDSKVIKNVRQSSSSDEYETDESEKQERIQKLLEKRKRLAAAAYQPPDGLPDAKVVGKKKRKNLKEGEDGGELTKSLTTREQQEILDKKRRHRKKAMKNMAKQKFKQSPSDMETSDSDADVSPNKRRFQRRKKGDPRGVEAPYTEQYHTKKGIEKELDDIDFWQEKVQPTVISDDEELDEQGNIKKRAIQVAPADTAQAPTEGAKDRSASRLAQIMEEEADVWAAHGLKGFKLGQGGELPEGFHFDEQGNIVRDVDGKVIPKEAFARLMDIRKKFGFVFSLPRLIRDSDGRPLGGYKDDEFGPTAEWDYGLPSNNEDEDEVKKSESFRPGSGKQVAFSVQDGQSVRATPLNDMDYSQIKGRQLGSAERLKLKDRLFESQPESDVKKSLPVFFAGSKGGINPESVYISNAQIERQGNQTKAGNNRVVRSDTFDDGRGLRRNSKSRSTWSGRDKTGPSVIPENEETGGQQGMQGISRGKKNIGSDDEFILVGGSMQKINKQPYSNDSHLASHWCSRYERHGNLPIRETTEMSDLNMRTAPNSTRPFSGDDKRMKKLLQELYTDKKYFDHYLEAEKLPTIAAAETRGLASHGQQFLRERAEYWGEHQAVIPVQPPSELGLRLSRMRTFHTNVDSGMDSMITSTPGRPHSADDAQETERTRRENSEIVPPLPTNRSTKTLWTKEVDNTERKPPTGRSEAPPSPSKLESGKKEKSVTIEASPHDMKKSESKDVSKTNVSTKGKNVSEEKMLPRNVLTVTDT